One Fuerstiella marisgermanici DNA window includes the following coding sequences:
- a CDS encoding NupC/NupG family nucleoside CNT transporter: MERGISLLGLLVMMLLAWAMSSHKKRVSLRIVGGGLLLQFAFAFLILKTDAGEASFAAIGDFFRSVLSFVDAGSAFLFDVFPRNETETLPAQYTLWRSFAFGILPTIIFFSALMSVMYHLGIMQLVVKALAWLMQKTLGTSGAETLSAAANIFVGQTEAPLVIRPYVADMTMSELNVVMVGGFATIAGGVLAAYVGMGIDAGHLLTASVISAPAALMIAKIMQPETESSMTQGNVKGTADSPSVNVIEAAAEGTSAGLQLALNVGAMLIVFTAFVAMGNAFVSWVGGLVAHYLSYPSAQKWTMELAFGYVFAPFAWLMGVKSDECLAAGGILGVRTVLNEFYAYAQLGKMETPFSLRTQMILTYALCGFANFSSIGIQLGGIGGVAPGRRSDLAKLGLRAMAGGTLAAFMTACVAGFLLSDADLQRRDDDRKANAAAVESADEIKSESPGK, from the coding sequence ATGGAACGCGGTATCAGCCTGCTGGGCTTGCTGGTCATGATGTTGCTGGCGTGGGCGATGAGTTCCCACAAAAAGCGAGTGAGTCTACGCATTGTCGGCGGCGGTTTGCTGCTGCAGTTTGCGTTCGCGTTTCTGATTTTAAAGACGGACGCAGGTGAAGCGTCGTTCGCTGCGATCGGCGACTTCTTCCGCAGCGTGCTTAGTTTTGTCGACGCGGGCAGTGCGTTCCTGTTTGACGTGTTTCCAAGAAACGAAACGGAAACCCTGCCGGCTCAATACACGCTGTGGCGTTCGTTTGCGTTCGGTATTCTGCCGACCATTATCTTCTTCTCAGCCCTCATGTCGGTGATGTATCACCTCGGCATCATGCAGTTGGTGGTGAAGGCGCTGGCGTGGCTGATGCAGAAGACGCTCGGCACGTCCGGCGCAGAAACTCTGTCGGCCGCCGCCAACATCTTTGTCGGACAAACAGAAGCGCCGCTGGTGATTCGGCCATACGTCGCAGACATGACGATGTCGGAACTCAACGTCGTCATGGTCGGCGGATTCGCGACCATCGCGGGCGGCGTGTTGGCAGCGTACGTCGGCATGGGCATCGATGCGGGGCACCTGCTAACGGCCTCGGTCATTTCGGCGCCGGCGGCGTTGATGATCGCGAAGATCATGCAGCCGGAAACCGAATCGTCAATGACTCAGGGCAACGTCAAAGGCACGGCCGATTCGCCCAGCGTGAACGTCATCGAAGCGGCGGCGGAAGGCACTTCGGCCGGTTTGCAACTCGCATTAAACGTGGGAGCGATGTTGATCGTCTTCACGGCGTTCGTCGCGATGGGCAACGCTTTCGTGTCGTGGGTCGGCGGCCTGGTGGCTCACTACCTAAGTTATCCCAGCGCTCAGAAGTGGACCATGGAACTCGCCTTCGGCTACGTGTTTGCTCCGTTCGCCTGGTTGATGGGAGTCAAGTCCGACGAATGCCTTGCGGCGGGCGGAATTCTCGGCGTGCGCACCGTTTTGAACGAATTCTATGCGTACGCTCAGTTGGGAAAAATGGAGACGCCTTTCAGCCTGCGGACGCAGATGATCCTGACTTACGCTTTGTGCGGCTTCGCCAACTTTAGCTCAATCGGAATTCAGCTCGGCGGCATTGGCGGAGTTGCTCCAGGGCGTCGGTCCGACCTCGCGAAACTCGGTCTACGAGCCATGGCCGGAGGAACTCTGGCCGCCTTCATGACCGCCTGCGTGGCGGGGTTCCTGCTAAGCGACGCCGATTTGCAGCGTCGAGACGACGATCGAAAAGCGAACGCGGCAGCTGTGGAATCGGCGGACGAAATCAAGTCCGAAAGTCCAGGCAAATAA